The genomic interval AGGAGTTCCAAGTGCTCGGCGTCGTCGGTCACTTGCTCTCCGGACGACGGCAGCAGCTGCGGGATGCCGTCGACGATGGGGTAACGGCGGCGCAGGCGCGGGTTGTAGAGGGCGTCCGTGGGGAGCAGGTGCAGCGGGCCCTTGTCGAGCGGGCACGCCAGGATCTTCAGCAGTGGGTCGTCCGGGTTCATGGGGGTGTCAACTCCTTGGCCTCGACCGGTGGTTGGGGCGCGTTGTCGTGCTTCGGCATGGTCAGCAGGACGGTGACCGCCAGGAGGGTGCCCCCGATCCGCAGGGCCAGGCGCAGCGGGTCGTGCGGCAGGGCCTCGCCGAACGCGAGCGTGCCGAGCACCGCCGTGAACAGACTGGTCACCGTCGTGCAGACCGGCACGATCAGCGAGGCCCGGCAACGCTGGAGCGCCGCCTGGGACATGACCAGGCCGAACGCGCCCGTGAAGAGGAGCAGATACGGGTACGGAGAGCGGAGCAGCCCAACCACCGCCCCGCCCAGGTCACTTGTCG from Streptomyces sp. NBC_01288 carries:
- a CDS encoding Trm112 family protein, which codes for MNPDDPLLKILACPLDKGPLHLLPTDALYNPRLRRRYPIVDGIPQLLPSSGEQVTDDAEHLELLKRMAP